A single region of the Lycium barbarum isolate Lr01 chromosome 2, ASM1917538v2, whole genome shotgun sequence genome encodes:
- the LOC132626122 gene encoding mitochondrial outer membrane protein porin of 36 kDa, whose translation MVMGPGLYCDIGKKARDLLYRDYVSDHKFTVTTYSTTGVAITSSGFKKGELFLADVSTQLKNKNLTTDVKVDTNSNVYTTITVDEPAPGLKTIFSFILPDQKSGKVELQYLHEYAGINTSIGLTASPLVNFSGVAGNNTLALGTDLSFDTATGNFTKCNAGLSFTTSDLIASLALNDKGDTVSASYYHTVKPVTNTAVGAELTHSFSNNENTLTIGTQHLLDPLTTVKARVNSYGKASALIQHEWRPKSLFTISGEVDTRAIEKSAKIGLAVALKP comes from the exons ATGGTGATGGGACCTGGACTTTACTGTGATATCGGTAAAAAAGCTAGAG aTCTTCTGTACAGGGACTATGTGAGTGATCATAAGTTCACCGTTACCACGTACAGCACAACCGGAGTA GCTATTACCTCGTCTGGTTTCAAGAAAGGTGAATTGTTCTTGGCGGATGTTAGCACCCAGCTGAAGAACAAAAACCTTACCACCGATGTGAAAGTGGATACCAATTCCAAT GTCTACACTACCATTACTGTTGATGAACCTGCCCCAGGACTCAAGACAATATTCAGCTTCATATTACCAGATCAGAAATCTGGAAAG GTAGAGCTCCAGTACTTGCATGAGTATGCTGGGATCAACACTAGCATTGGACTTACGGCAAGTCCTCTTGTCAACTTCTCTGGCGTTGCTGGCAACAATACCCTTGCTTTGGGCACTGATCTATCATTTGACACTGCCACAGGCAATTTCACAAAATGCAATGCTGGTCTGAGTTTTACTACTTCTGATCTGATTGCTTCCTTAGCATT GAATGACAAGGGGGATACTGTCAGCGCTTCCTACTACCACACTGTGAAGCCAGTGACAAATACAGCTGTTGGTGCAGAGTTGACTCACAGCTTCTCAAACAATGAGAACACACTGACCATTGGTACGCAGCATTTGTTGGACCCATTGACCACGGTGAAGGCTCGGGTTAACAGCTATGGTAAGGCAAGTGCTCTCATCCAACACGAATGGAGACCAAAATCCCTCTTTACAATATCTGGTGAAGTGGACACCAGGGCAATTGAGAAGAGCGCCAAGATTGGGTTGGCTGTAGCCCTCAAGCCATGA
- the LOC132626123 gene encoding hypersensitive-induced response protein 2-like: protein MGQALGCIQVDQSTVAIKENFGKYNDVLGPGCHFMPWCFGSQLAGYLSLRVQQLDILCESKTKDNVFVTLVASIQYRALADKAADAFYKLSNTKEQIQAYVFDVIRATVPTLELDKIFEQKTEIAKTVGKQLTKAMSLYGYEIVQTLIVDIEPDDQVKSSMNEINAASRMREAAYEKAEGEKILQIKQAEGEAESTYLAGLGIARQRQAIVEGLEASVIGFSTSVPGASTRDVMDMILITQYFDTMKEIGASSNSSAVFIPHEPEDEAFEQR from the exons ATGGGACAAGCTTTGGGTTGTATTCAAGTGGATCAATCCACAGTTGCTATAAAGGAAAATTTTGGCAAGTATAATGATGTTCTTGGTCCTGGTTGCCACTTTATGCCTTGGTGTTTTGGAAGCCAATTAGCTGGTTATCTTTCTCTCAGAGTGCAGCAACTTGACATTCTATGTGAATCCAAGACTAAG GATAATGTTTTTGTGACTCTGGTTGCTTCAATCCAGTATAGAGCATTGGCAGATAAGGCAGCAGATGCCTTCTATAAACTAAGCAACACAAAGGAGCAGATTCAAGCATATGTCTTTGATG TTATTAGGGCAACTGTGCCAACATTGGAACTGGATAAAATTTTTGAACAGAAAACTGAAATAGCAAAAACAGTGGGGAAGCAACTCACCAAG GCAATGTCTCTGTATGGATATGAGATAGTACAGACTCTTATTGTAGATATTGAACCAGATGATCAAGTGAAAAGTTCAATGAATGAGATTAATGCAG CTTCAAGAATGAGAGAAGCTGCATATGAGAAAGCAGAAGGAGAGAAGATTCTGCAGATAAAGCAAGCAGAGGGGGAAGCAGAATCAACTTATTTAGCGGGGCTAGGAATTGCTCGTCAACGACAAGCCATTGTAGAAGGGCTTGAAGCAAGTGTGATTGGCTTCTCTACGAGTGTTCCAGGGGCATCAACCAGGGATGTCATGGACATGATTTTGATCACCCAATACTTTGATACAATGAAGGAGATAGGTGCCTCCTCTAATTCATCTGCTGTTTTCATTCCTCATGAGCCAGAGGATGAGGCTTTTGAGCAGAGGTAA
- the LOC132626121 gene encoding serine/threonine-protein kinase PBL34-like has translation MGLGGDGVKGESLEVEKSKGRKKKEKEDVEETQTGCWIKLRFIGSCISSRSKVDNSISGISARCESKSTNDTSIDQPVAPIISSTTTSNAESNNSSTSKLEEELKVFSQLRKFTFNDLKLATRNFRPESLLGEGGFGCVFKGWIEENGTAPVKPGTGLTVAVKTLNHDGLQGHKEWLAEVNFLGDLIHPNLVKLIGYCIEDDQRLLVYEFMPRGSLENHLFRRSLPLPWSIRMKIALGAAKGLAFLHEEAERPVIYRDFKTSNILLDAEYNAKLSDFGLAKDAPEGDKTHVSTRVMGTYGYAAPEYVMTGHLTSKSDVYSFGVVLLEMMTGRRSMDKNRPNGEHNLVEWARPHLGERRRFYKLIDPRLEGHFSIKGAQKAAHLAARCLSRDPKVRPMMSEVVEALKPLPNLKDMASSSYYFQTIQADRVGSSPNTRNGLRTHGSFSRNGQQPPRSLSIPNGSHASPYRHQPPQNSPNPKGKT, from the exons ATGGGATTAGGTGGTGATGGTGTAAAAGGGGAGTCTTTGGAAGTAGAGAAATCAAAAGGaaggaagaaaaaagaaaaagaggatgTGGAGGAGACTCAGACTGGTTGTTGGATTAAGTTGAGGTTTATTGGTAGCTGTATTTCTTCAAGATCTAAAGTTGATAACTCCATCAGTGGCATCAGCGCTCGCTGTG AAAGTAAATCCACAAATGATACAAGCATAGACCAGCCTGTTGCTCCAATTATCTCATCCACAACCACAAGTAATGCTGAAAGTAATAATTCTTCCACCTCCAAACTCGAAGAGGAACTTAAAGTTTTTTCGCAGCTTCGGAAGTTCACATTCAATGATTTGAAGTTGGCTACGAGAAACTTCAGACCAGAATCCCTTCTCGGTGAAGGGGGTTTTGGCTGTGTCTTTAAGGGTTGGATTGAAGAGAACGGGACAGCACCTGTTAAGCCAGGAACAGGGCTTACTGTTGCTGTGAAAACTCTAAATCATGATGGACTTCAGGGTCACAAAGAATGGCTG GCGGAAGTAAATTTCCTTGGCGACCTcattcatccaaatttggttaaATTAATTGGTTACTGTATTGAAGATGATCAGAGGTTGCTGGTTTATGAATTTATGCCTCGAGGAAGCTTGGAAAACCATCTGTTCAGGA GGTCCCTGCCTCTTCCGTGGTCCATCCGCATGAAGATAGCATTGGGTGCAGCAAAAGGTCTTGCGTTTCTTCATGAGGAAGCAGAAAGACCAGTGATATACCGTGATTTCAAAACGTCCAACATTCTGCTAGATGCG GAATACAATGCCAAACTTTCTGATTTTGGACTCGCTAAAGATGCTCCAGAGGGCGACAAGACCCATGTTTCTACTCGTGTCATGGGAACATATGGTTATGCAGCTCCAGAGTATGTGATGACGG GACATTTGACATCAAAGAGTGATGTCTACAGTTTTGGTGTAGTTCTGCTTGAAATGATGACAGGTAGGAGATCTATGGACAAGAACCGGCCAAACGGGGAACACAACCTTGTTGAGTGGGCCCGACCACATTTGGGCGAAAGAAGAAGGTTTTATAAATTGATAGATCCTCGACTCGAAGGCCATTTCTCTATAAAAGGTGCGCAGAAAGCTGCACATTTGGCTGCCCGATGCCTCAGCCGGGATCCCAAAGTCAGACCTATGATGAGTGAAGTGGTCGAGGCCTTGAAGCCATTGCCAAACCTCAAGGACATGGCCAGCTCCTCCTACTATTTTCAGACCATACAAGCAGACCGGGTCGGGTCCAGCCCGAATACAAGAAATGGGCTCAGAACGCATGGATCATTCTCGAGGAACGGACAACAGCCTCCGAGAAGCCTATCGATTCCAAATGGTTCTCATGCTTCTCCATACCGTCATCAACCTCCTCAGAATTCACCAAATCCAAAAGGCAAAACGTAG